In Pollutimonas sp. M17, a single genomic region encodes these proteins:
- the mutY gene encoding A/G-specific adenine glycosylase — MLLNTDPRLDAFAGTIVDWQKRHGRHHLPWQGTRDPYKIWLSEIMLQQTQVATVIGYYERFLSRFPDIASLAAASQEDVMPYWAGLGYYARARNLHRCAQVLCRDWGGAFPESSADIATLPGIGRSTAAAIAAFAHGERSPIMDGNVKRVFTRYFGIEGVTSERVTEQLLWRTAEAALADADAALDMAAYTQGLMDLGSQRCTRSSPDCPLCPLQAHCYAHAHSRQGELPAPRKKKASPERQCKMLILASSDAILLEQRPPSGIWGGLWSLPEYEDERALATACSNWGLSPEEARKMAGLVHVFSHFRLHIEPWYLRAGAPVVAEPAPGQAWIPINELSATALPAPVKKILDGLYCLTGR, encoded by the coding sequence ATGCTGCTGAATACAGACCCCCGCCTGGATGCGTTCGCCGGCACCATCGTTGATTGGCAAAAACGGCACGGCCGCCATCACCTGCCCTGGCAGGGCACCCGCGATCCATACAAAATATGGCTATCGGAGATCATGCTGCAGCAAACCCAGGTGGCCACCGTCATCGGGTATTACGAACGCTTTCTTTCGCGCTTTCCCGACATCGCCAGCCTGGCCGCCGCCAGCCAGGAAGATGTCATGCCGTATTGGGCCGGGCTGGGCTATTACGCCCGGGCGCGCAATCTGCATCGCTGCGCGCAGGTGCTGTGCCGGGACTGGGGCGGCGCATTTCCCGAGAGTTCGGCCGACATCGCCACCCTGCCCGGGATAGGCCGCTCCACCGCCGCGGCCATCGCCGCCTTCGCCCACGGCGAGCGCAGCCCCATCATGGACGGCAACGTCAAGCGCGTCTTCACCCGCTATTTCGGGATAGAAGGCGTCACCAGCGAGCGGGTCACCGAACAACTGCTCTGGCGCACCGCCGAGGCGGCCCTGGCCGATGCCGACGCCGCCCTCGACATGGCGGCCTATACGCAAGGCCTGATGGACCTGGGCTCGCAGCGCTGCACCCGCAGCAGCCCCGATTGCCCGCTTTGCCCGCTGCAAGCCCATTGCTATGCCCATGCGCACTCCAGGCAGGGCGAGCTTCCGGCGCCCCGCAAGAAGAAAGCCAGCCCCGAGCGCCAGTGCAAGATGCTCATCCTGGCATCGTCGGACGCCATCCTGCTGGAACAGCGTCCCCCGTCCGGGATATGGGGCGGCCTGTGGAGCCTGCCGGAATACGAGGATGAGCGGGCGCTGGCAACGGCCTGTTCGAACTGGGGGCTGAGCCCCGAAGAGGCGCGCAAGATGGCCGGCCTGGTGCACGTGTTTTCCCACTTCAGGCTGCATATAGAGCCCTGGTATCTGCGGGCCGGCGCCCCCGTCGTTGCCGAACCGGCGCCTGGCCAGGCCTGGATACCGATCAACGAACTGTCCGCCACCGCCCTGCCGGCGCCCGTGAAGAAAATACTGGACGGACTCTACTGCCTGACCGGCCGGTAG
- a CDS encoding amino acid ABC transporter permease, producing MSTHTPTASSLPPPRLQQGAIGWMRASLFSSPLNTLLTVLVAWLLLMSIPAMVEWLFIRANFDATNAQECRASGGACWAFIAEKHRLILFGVYPYDEQWRPLLASVILVAVIVCSCIRWFWKPFLGLIWIVALVAVAVLMWGGVFGLSYVENDRWGGLPLTLILATFGIAFAFPFGLLLALGRRSHMPAIKALCVVYIELIRGVPLISLLFMSSVMLPLFLPEGFSIDKLLRAQIAIILFAAAYIAETVRGGLQAIPKGQYEGADSIGLSYWQQMRKIILPQALKVVIPPLVGIFIALFKDTSLVVIIGIFDLTQAAKTAVADAAWRGFSTEAYLFIAFIYFIFCFSISRYSQSLERHLQTGHQR from the coding sequence ATGAGCACGCACACTCCGACCGCGTCCAGCCTGCCTCCGCCCCGCCTGCAGCAGGGAGCCATAGGGTGGATGCGCGCCAGCCTTTTTTCGTCTCCGCTCAATACCCTGCTTACGGTGCTGGTCGCCTGGCTCTTGCTGATGTCCATTCCGGCCATGGTCGAATGGCTGTTCATCCGGGCCAATTTCGACGCCACCAACGCGCAGGAGTGCCGTGCTTCGGGCGGCGCCTGCTGGGCCTTCATCGCCGAAAAGCACCGCCTGATCCTGTTCGGCGTCTATCCCTACGACGAACAGTGGCGGCCCCTGCTGGCCAGCGTCATTCTTGTCGCCGTCATCGTATGCAGCTGCATACGCTGGTTCTGGAAGCCCTTTTTGGGCCTGATCTGGATCGTGGCGCTGGTCGCCGTCGCGGTCCTGATGTGGGGCGGGGTATTCGGGCTCAGCTATGTCGAGAACGACCGCTGGGGCGGCCTGCCGCTGACGCTCATCCTGGCCACCTTCGGCATTGCCTTCGCATTTCCCTTCGGCCTGCTGCTGGCGCTGGGCAGGCGGTCGCACATGCCGGCCATCAAGGCCCTGTGCGTCGTCTACATCGAACTCATACGCGGTGTGCCCCTGATCAGCCTGCTGTTCATGTCGTCGGTCATGCTGCCGCTGTTCCTGCCGGAGGGCTTCAGCATCGACAAGCTCTTGCGTGCGCAGATAGCCATCATCCTGTTTGCCGCGGCGTACATCGCCGAAACGGTGCGCGGCGGTTTGCAGGCCATACCCAAGGGCCAGTACGAGGGCGCGGATTCCATCGGCCTGAGCTATTGGCAGCAGATGCGTAAAATCATATTGCCGCAGGCGCTGAAGGTGGTCATTCCGCCTCTGGTCGGCATTTTCATCGCCCTGTTCAAGGATACCTCGCTGGTCGTCATCATCGGCATCTTCGACCTGACGCAGGCGGCCAAGACGGCCGTGGCCGATGCCGCCTGGCGGGGCTTCAGCACCGAAGCCTACCTGTTCATCGCCTTCATCTATTTTATTTTCTGCTTTTCGATCTCCCGTTACAGCCAGTCGCTCGAGCGGCATTTGCAGACGGGACATCAACGCTGA
- a CDS encoding cell division ATP-binding protein FtsE — translation MIEFQHVFKSYGRGRNILADINFRVEPGEFVFVSGPSGAGKSTLLKLIGGLEPPSRGSVHVNGHRIDKMPGRARPYLRRAVGVILQDTHLLYDRNAINNVVLPLAVMGLETRQAGTRARAAMEKVGLSGKEDLNPVEMSGGEQQRLAIARAIVNRPAILIADEPTANLDEVSANKIMEVFRDFNRVGVTTLIASHDRALMASYASRTLRIDAGRFFDIQGVAP, via the coding sequence ATGATCGAATTCCAGCATGTCTTCAAATCATATGGGCGCGGGCGCAATATCCTGGCCGATATCAATTTCCGGGTGGAGCCCGGCGAGTTCGTATTCGTCTCGGGGCCGTCCGGGGCCGGCAAGTCGACACTGCTCAAGCTGATCGGCGGGCTGGAGCCCCCCAGCCGAGGCTCCGTCCATGTCAACGGGCATCGCATCGACAAGATGCCGGGCCGCGCCCGCCCCTACCTGAGGCGTGCGGTGGGCGTCATACTCCAGGACACCCACCTTCTGTACGACCGCAACGCCATCAACAACGTAGTGCTGCCGCTGGCCGTCATGGGGCTGGAAACGCGCCAGGCGGGCACGCGCGCGCGCGCCGCCATGGAGAAGGTCGGCCTGTCGGGCAAGGAAGACCTGAATCCGGTCGAAATGTCGGGCGGCGAACAGCAGCGCCTGGCCATCGCCCGCGCCATCGTCAACCGGCCGGCCATACTCATCGCCGACGAGCCCACCGCCAACCTGGACGAAGTCAGCGCCAACAAGATCATGGAAGTCTTCCGCGACTTCAACCGGGTCGGCGTCACCACCCTGATTGCTTCGCATGACCGCGCCCTCATGGCTTCTTACGCCTCACGCACGCTGCGCATCGACGCCGGCCGCTTTTTCGATATCCAAGGAGTCGCCCCGTGA
- the mrdA gene encoding penicillin-binding protein 2 has protein sequence MFEFKKTTHHQKRRMLLRVAVAGVLALLCFMGLVGRLWYLQVVRYDGLAARADQNRIAVVPIPPRRGEILDRNGVVLARNYRDYTLSVVPANVKGDMKELLDDLGRLVYLSHSDRRRFLQNLNQSGRYNPVLLRNNLNDTEASWFAAHAFKFPGVELSARWVREYPEGESAAHVLGYVGRISEQDVARLEEEGRWGNYRGSNIIGKKGIEKTWEEALHGRTGVEEVEVTATGRPVRTLSRVDPVPGSDLILSLDIGLQKVAEEQFKGRRGALVAIEPKTGDVLAFVSAPSFDPNLFIDGIDVENWRKLNESPDHPLINRPLYGTYPIGSTYKPFVGLAALELGKRTATQRISDPGYFEFGGQRFRNAGGAAYGPTDMHRAIVVSSDTYFFSLGPEIGVNALHDFSKQFGFGQITGIDLDGERRGVLPSTEWKRKAYKKPAQQRWYAGETVSVAVGQGYNAFTLLQLAQATSVLANNGTYMKPHLVSLVENPQTGQQARTVTKPSYTIPLKPENLAVIRNAMADVMRSGTARRSFAGAPYQAAGKTGTAQVYSLRGAKYKASAVDERLRDHALFMAYAPMEDPKIAVALIVENGGWGATVAAPVARKVFDYWLSPKRKGQGQRADAIAKPRPPADMPPMEEEGASGESQDAMVRPEDLPATDEDEPGDGHESPLAAPGPRLPSRGVR, from the coding sequence ATGTTCGAATTCAAGAAGACCACTCACCACCAGAAGCGGCGCATGCTTCTGCGCGTGGCGGTGGCGGGCGTGCTGGCCTTGCTGTGCTTCATGGGCCTGGTCGGCCGGCTTTGGTATCTGCAGGTGGTGCGCTACGACGGCCTGGCCGCCCGCGCCGACCAGAACCGCATCGCGGTGGTGCCCATACCTCCGCGCCGGGGCGAGATCCTGGACCGGAACGGCGTCGTGCTGGCGCGCAACTACCGGGACTACACGCTTTCGGTCGTGCCCGCCAACGTGAAGGGCGACATGAAGGAGCTGCTCGACGACCTCGGGCGCCTGGTGTACCTGAGCCATTCGGACCGGCGCCGATTCCTTCAGAACCTGAATCAGAGCGGCCGCTACAACCCCGTCCTGCTGCGCAACAACCTGAACGATACCGAGGCGTCGTGGTTCGCGGCGCATGCCTTCAAGTTTCCGGGCGTCGAACTGAGCGCCCGCTGGGTGCGCGAATACCCCGAGGGCGAGTCGGCGGCGCATGTCCTGGGCTACGTGGGGCGCATCTCGGAGCAGGATGTCGCCAGGCTGGAAGAGGAAGGCCGCTGGGGCAACTATCGCGGCAGCAATATCATCGGAAAGAAGGGCATAGAGAAAACCTGGGAAGAGGCGCTGCACGGGCGCACGGGCGTCGAAGAAGTCGAGGTCACCGCCACGGGCCGTCCGGTGCGCACCCTTAGCCGCGTCGATCCGGTGCCCGGCTCCGACCTCATCCTGTCGCTGGACATCGGCCTGCAAAAGGTGGCCGAAGAGCAGTTCAAGGGCCGGCGTGGAGCGCTGGTGGCCATCGAGCCCAAGACCGGCGATGTGCTGGCCTTTGTGTCCGCGCCCTCGTTCGATCCCAACCTGTTCATCGACGGCATCGACGTCGAGAACTGGCGCAAGCTCAACGAATCGCCCGATCATCCCTTGATCAACCGTCCTTTGTATGGCACCTATCCCATCGGTTCGACCTACAAGCCGTTCGTGGGGCTTGCCGCCCTGGAACTGGGCAAGCGTACCGCGACCCAGCGCATTTCGGATCCCGGCTACTTCGAGTTCGGCGGCCAGCGTTTCCGCAACGCGGGCGGCGCCGCCTACGGCCCCACCGACATGCATCGCGCCATCGTGGTGTCGTCCGATACCTATTTCTTTTCGCTGGGGCCGGAGATCGGCGTGAACGCGCTTCACGATTTCAGCAAGCAGTTCGGATTCGGCCAGATTACCGGCATCGACCTGGACGGCGAGCGGCGCGGCGTGCTGCCGTCCACGGAATGGAAGCGCAAGGCCTACAAGAAGCCGGCGCAGCAGCGCTGGTATGCCGGGGAAACGGTTTCGGTGGCGGTGGGGCAGGGCTATAACGCTTTCACGCTGCTGCAGCTGGCCCAGGCGACGTCGGTGCTGGCCAATAACGGCACCTACATGAAGCCGCACCTGGTCAGCCTGGTCGAGAATCCACAGACCGGCCAGCAGGCGCGCACCGTCACCAAGCCTTCGTACACGATTCCGCTGAAGCCTGAAAATCTGGCCGTCATACGCAATGCCATGGCCGACGTGATGCGCTCGGGCACCGCGCGGCGCTCGTTTGCAGGCGCTCCCTACCAGGCCGCGGGCAAGACCGGGACCGCGCAGGTCTATAGCCTGAGAGGCGCCAAGTACAAGGCCAGCGCCGTGGACGAGCGTCTGCGCGACCACGCCCTTTTCATGGCCTATGCGCCGATGGAAGACCCCAAGATCGCGGTGGCGCTGATTGTCGAGAACGGCGGCTGGGGCGCCACCGTTGCCGCTCCCGTCGCGCGCAAGGTGTTCGACTACTGGCTTTCGCCCAAGCGCAAAGGCCAGGGCCAGCGGGCCGATGCCATCGCCAAGCCCAGGCCGCCGGCCGACATGCCTCCAATGGAAGAGGAGGGAGCCAGCGGCGAATCGCAGGATGCCATGGTGCGCCCCGAAGACCTGCCGGCCACCGACGAAGACGAACCCGGCGACGGGCACGAATCCCCGCTGGCCGCGCCCGGCCCGCGCCTTCCCTCGCGAGGTGTCCGATGA
- the rodA gene encoding rod shape-determining protein RodA: MKRIMQWVIRAVTAFDWPLLILLVLMTILGMTVMHSAVGGTDWRFADQSRNFLIAFIFMWAAAMVPPPLLMRLAPYFYVMGVILLLGVEFFGETSKGATRWLNLGIVRIQPSEMLKISVPMMLAWYFHRNQGNLRVLDFLVAGILLAIPFSLIVMQPDLGTALLVFASGFCVIYFGGLSFKLLAPIAVVVVVGLGTLVYYEADICQPDVDWVVLHEYQKYRVCTLLDPSSDPLGKGFHTIQSMIAVGSGGVYGKGYMMGTQAHLDFIPERTTDFIFAVYAEEFGLYGGVMLLVLYGLLIVRGLTIAARAHTQFGRLLAGSMSMMFFVYVFVNVGMVTGILPVVGVPLPFMSYGGTALLTLGIACGILMSIGHYRPVRQ; this comes from the coding sequence ATGAAACGCATCATGCAGTGGGTGATCCGGGCCGTGACGGCGTTCGACTGGCCCTTGCTGATACTTCTGGTGCTGATGACCATTCTGGGCATGACGGTGATGCACTCCGCGGTCGGCGGCACCGACTGGCGCTTCGCCGACCAGTCCCGCAATTTCCTGATCGCCTTCATCTTCATGTGGGCCGCGGCCATGGTGCCGCCGCCGCTCCTCATGCGCCTGGCCCCGTATTTTTATGTAATGGGCGTCATCCTGCTGCTGGGCGTCGAGTTCTTCGGGGAAACCAGCAAAGGGGCGACGCGCTGGCTCAATCTGGGGATAGTGCGTATCCAGCCGTCCGAGATGCTGAAGATTTCCGTGCCGATGATGCTGGCCTGGTATTTCCATCGGAACCAGGGCAACCTGCGGGTGCTGGATTTCCTGGTGGCCGGCATCCTGCTGGCGATTCCATTTTCGCTGATCGTGATGCAGCCCGACTTGGGCACGGCCCTGCTGGTATTCGCGTCGGGCTTTTGCGTCATTTATTTCGGCGGGTTGTCGTTCAAGCTGCTGGCGCCGATAGCGGTCGTGGTCGTGGTCGGCCTGGGCACCCTGGTGTATTACGAAGCGGACATCTGCCAGCCCGACGTCGACTGGGTGGTCTTGCATGAATACCAGAAATACCGCGTATGCACTTTGCTGGATCCCAGTTCGGATCCGCTGGGCAAGGGCTTTCATACCATACAGTCGATGATCGCGGTCGGTTCGGGCGGAGTCTACGGCAAGGGCTACATGATGGGCACGCAGGCGCATCTGGATTTCATCCCGGAACGCACCACGGACTTCATCTTCGCGGTCTATGCCGAGGAATTCGGCCTGTACGGCGGCGTAATGCTGCTGGTCCTGTACGGCCTTTTGATCGTGCGCGGGCTGACGATCGCCGCGCGGGCGCATACGCAATTCGGCCGGCTGCTGGCCGGCTCCATGTCGATGATGTTCTTTGTCTATGTCTTCGTCAATGTAGGCATGGTGACCGGCATCCTGCCCGTCGTGGGAGTGCCATTGCCTTTCATGAGCTATGGCGGCACCGCGCTGCTGACCCTGGGCATCGCCTGCGGGATACTCATGAGCATCGGCCACTACCGGCCGGTCAGGCAGTAG
- a CDS encoding cell division protein FtsX — protein MKRWLRQHRYALLVSVRRLLAQPFSSLSNILVIGLTLAIPIIAASVLASAQPVVRQIPVSPELTLFLNPSATADEARRLADELQEKHAPEIASVKVVTREQALEDLKANPSWSDALAVLPGNPLPDAIIVTLRESPELARHANALAGEWRALDQVDSVQLDSDWVRRLESILGFVRIGLGMLAACVALVVPATVFNTVRMQALTQREEIAVARLVGATESFVRRPFLYQGALTGIVASAVALALAALILYPLNAALGRLASSYGAHMTLQLPDTLSLLLAFLLVAILAALSARWSVTRNTRF, from the coding sequence GTGAAGCGCTGGCTGCGGCAACACCGTTATGCATTGCTGGTTTCAGTGCGCCGCCTGCTGGCGCAACCATTCTCGTCCCTGTCCAATATTCTTGTGATCGGCCTGACGCTGGCCATTCCCATCATCGCGGCATCGGTGCTGGCCTCGGCCCAGCCCGTCGTCAGGCAGATACCGGTCTCCCCCGAACTGACCCTTTTCCTGAACCCCTCCGCCACGGCCGACGAGGCGCGGCGGCTGGCCGACGAACTCCAGGAAAAGCACGCCCCTGAAATCGCCAGCGTCAAGGTGGTCACGCGCGAGCAGGCGCTGGAGGACCTGAAGGCCAACCCATCCTGGAGCGATGCGCTGGCGGTCCTGCCCGGCAATCCGCTGCCCGACGCCATTATCGTGACCCTGCGCGAGTCGCCCGAACTGGCCCGGCATGCCAATGCCCTGGCGGGAGAGTGGCGCGCGCTGGATCAGGTCGATTCAGTGCAGCTGGACAGCGACTGGGTCAGGCGCCTGGAATCCATACTCGGCTTCGTGCGCATCGGCCTGGGCATGCTGGCCGCCTGCGTGGCGCTGGTCGTGCCGGCCACCGTGTTCAACACCGTGCGCATGCAGGCGCTTACGCAGCGCGAGGAGATCGCGGTCGCACGCCTGGTGGGCGCCACGGAATCGTTCGTGCGCCGCCCCTTCCTGTACCAGGGGGCGCTTACCGGCATAGTGGCCAGCGCCGTGGCGCTCGCTCTGGCCGCGCTGATCCTGTACCCCCTGAATGCCGCGCTGGGCCGCCTGGCCAGCAGCTACGGTGCCCATATGACGCTGCAACTGCCCGACACCCTGAGCCTGCTGCTGGCTTTCCTGCTGGTCGCGATACTGGCCGCCCTGTCGGCACGGTGGTCCGTTACCCGCAATACCCGATTCTGA
- a CDS encoding amino acid ABC transporter substrate-binding protein, with protein MKLIKAAALGASLFFIAAASHAGETFDAVKKKGFVQCGVHTGLPGFSIADSKGQWSGIDVDVCRGIAAMMFGDATKYKTTPVTTQQRFTALQSGEIDVLTRNTTATMTRDTTLGLMSPGINYYDSQGIMVSKSLGVKSAKELGGAAVCVQPGTTTELNLADWFRANKLEFKPVVINSPDEAMRSYVAGRCDAYTTDKSGLATIRSTLANPDDHIILPEDFSKEPLGPMVRQGDDPWFMVVRWTLNTMLEAEEYGITSKNVDEMTKSANPNIQRILGVTGEMGKGLGLDNKWAYNIIKQVGNYGESFERNIGMSSAMKLERGLNAQWKDGGLMYGWPIR; from the coding sequence ATGAAACTCATCAAGGCGGCTGCTCTGGGAGCCTCGCTGTTCTTTATCGCCGCGGCGTCTCACGCCGGCGAAACATTCGACGCCGTGAAGAAAAAGGGTTTTGTTCAGTGCGGCGTGCATACCGGCCTGCCTGGTTTTTCCATTGCCGACAGCAAGGGTCAATGGAGCGGTATCGACGTGGACGTCTGCCGCGGCATCGCGGCGATGATGTTCGGCGACGCCACCAAATACAAGACCACGCCCGTGACGACGCAGCAGCGCTTCACGGCATTGCAGTCGGGTGAAATCGACGTCCTGACCCGCAACACCACGGCAACCATGACCCGCGACACCACGCTGGGCCTCATGTCCCCCGGCATCAACTACTACGATAGCCAGGGCATCATGGTCAGCAAGAGCCTGGGCGTGAAAAGCGCCAAGGAACTGGGCGGCGCGGCCGTGTGCGTGCAGCCCGGCACCACCACCGAGCTCAACCTGGCCGACTGGTTCCGCGCCAACAAGCTGGAATTCAAGCCCGTCGTCATCAACAGCCCCGACGAAGCCATGCGCTCGTACGTAGCAGGCCGCTGCGATGCCTACACGACCGACAAGTCCGGCCTGGCCACCATCCGTTCCACGCTGGCCAACCCCGACGATCACATCATTCTGCCCGAGGACTTCTCCAAAGAGCCGCTGGGTCCCATGGTGCGCCAGGGCGACGACCCCTGGTTCATGGTGGTGCGCTGGACGCTCAACACCATGCTCGAGGCCGAAGAGTACGGCATCACCTCCAAGAACGTGGACGAAATGACCAAAAGCGCCAACCCCAACATCCAGCGCATCCTGGGCGTGACCGGCGAAATGGGCAAGGGCCTGGGCCTGGACAACAAATGGGCCTACAACATCATCAAGCAGGTCGGAAACTACGGCGAATCGTTCGAGCGCAACATCGGCATGAGCTCGGCCATGAAGCTGGAGCGCGGCCTGAACGCCCAATGGAAAGACGGCGGCCTGATGTACGGCTGGCCCATCCGCTAA
- a CDS encoding amino acid ABC transporter ATP-binding protein: protein MSEAIIRLADVNKWYGQFHVLRNINLNVAPSERIVICGPSGSGKSTMIRCINRLEEHQQGSIVVDGTELTNDLKQIETIRRDVGMVFQHFNLFPHLTVLENLTLGPVWVLKKSKAEAEATAMKYLERVRIPDQALKYPGQLSGGQQQRVAIARSLCMSPKIMLFDEPTSALDPEMVKEVLDVMVGLAEESGMTMLCVTHEMGFARKVADRVIFMDQGEIIEENTPDAFFDNPQNERTKLFLSQILH from the coding sequence ATGTCTGAGGCCATCATCCGCCTGGCAGATGTCAACAAGTGGTATGGGCAGTTCCATGTGCTGCGCAATATCAACCTGAATGTCGCGCCCAGCGAGCGCATCGTCATTTGCGGCCCCTCCGGATCGGGCAAGTCCACCATGATACGTTGCATCAATCGCCTGGAAGAGCATCAGCAGGGCAGCATCGTCGTCGACGGCACCGAACTTACCAACGACCTGAAGCAGATCGAAACCATACGCCGCGACGTCGGCATGGTGTTCCAGCATTTCAATCTTTTTCCCCACCTCACCGTGCTGGAGAACCTGACGCTGGGCCCGGTATGGGTGCTGAAGAAATCCAAGGCCGAGGCCGAGGCCACCGCCATGAAATACCTCGAGCGCGTGCGCATCCCGGACCAGGCGCTGAAGTATCCCGGCCAGTTGTCGGGCGGACAGCAGCAGCGCGTGGCCATCGCCCGGTCCTTGTGCATGAGCCCCAAGATCATGCTGTTCGACGAGCCCACTTCGGCGCTGGACCCCGAAATGGTCAAGGAGGTGCTGGATGTCATGGTGGGCCTGGCCGAGGAAAGCGGCATGACCATGCTCTGCGTTACCCACGAAATGGGTTTTGCGCGCAAAGTCGCCGACCGGGTCATTTTCATGGATCAGGGCGAAATCATCGAAGAAAACACGCCCGACGCGTTCTTCGACAACCCCCAGAACGAACGCACCAAACTTTTCCTCAGCCAGATACTGCACTAG